The segment TCTGCTTGGCCAGCTCTTCGGCCTTCTTCTTGGCGATATCGGCCTGCTTGCGCTGCTCGGCCTTCTTCGCCTCTTCCGCTTTCTTGGCTTCAGCAGCCTTCTTCTGCTCGGCCGCCTTCTGCGCTTCGGCCTTTCGAGCCGTTTCGGCCTTCTTTTGTTCCGCAGCCTTGGCCTGAGCCAGCTTCTGCTGCTCGACCTTGCGTTGTTCCATCTGCTCGGTCTCGAACTGCTTGGCGGCAGTCTTCTTCGCCTCGCCGGCAATTTTCTGGTTGGTTTGGGTCGTCGCCTGGCTCTGAGACTTCAGCTGGTACAGCGTGGCCTGCACGATGGGCTTGGAGGGGGGCAATTCCGGCGTCATCGCGAAGCTGACGAACAGCATCGCAAAGATGATGAGGTGCAGACCGACCGCCAGGATGGTTGGCCAGAAAAAGCTCTCCGAAGACGAGCGCTCCTGCTGCATCACGGCGCCTCGGTAATCAGGCCGACATTACCGACGCCAGCTTCCTGCAGGCCGCCCATGGCGGCCATCACGGCGCCGTAGTCGACCGCCTTGTCGCCACGCACGAAGACCTGTACCTGCTTACCCTGGCTGCGACTCTGGTTCATGATCGCGGTCACCGCGCGGGTCATTTCATCCAGCGTCAGCGCCTTGTCCTGCACGGTATCGGTGTCGACTTCCGAGCCCATGTTCCAGTAGTAGGTCTTGTCGGCCTTGATCGAAATGGTCAGTACCTGGGCATTGTTGTCCTGCGGCAAGGCCTCACTGCTGACCTTCGGCAGGTCGACCTTGACGCCCTGGTTCAACATCGGTGCGGTGACCATGAAGATGACCAGCAGTACCAGCATCACGTCGATGTACGGCACCACGTTCATCTCGGCGACCGGTTTGCGTCTGTTGCGAATTCTGGCCATGGCCGTCGACCTCAATCTTCGGAGGTGTGGACTTTGCGATGCAGGATCGCCTGGAACTCGTCGGCGAAAGTGTAATAACGCGCGATCAGCATCTCGCCACGGGCGGAAAAGCGGTTATAGGCAATCACGGCGGGAATAGCGGCGAACAGGCCGATCGCCGTAGCGATCAGGGCCTCGGCGATCCCCGGAGCGACGGTCGCCAGCGTCGCCTGCTGGACCTGAGCCAGGCCACGGAAGGAGTTCATGATTCCCCAGACGGTACCGAACAGACCGATATAAGGACTGGTCGAGCCCACGGTGGCAAGGAAAGGCAGGCTCTGTTCGAGCTTTTCTTCCTCACGCGAGATCGCCACGCGCATGGCTCGGTTGACGCCATCCATCACCGCGTCGGGATCGACGCCCGGCTGCTGGCGCAAGCGCGAGAACTCCTTGAAGCCGGCGCGAAAGATCTGCTCGACACCGCAATCGGGATCAGGATTGCTGCCGGCCTGGCGGTAGAGCTTCGACAGGTCGATGCCCGACCAGAAGCGCTCCTCGAAGGCCTCGAGCGACCGCTTCGCCGCACGCAACAGGTTGCCGCGCTGAAAGATCAGGATCCACGAAGTCACCGAAGCAGCCACGAGAATCAGCATGACCAGTTGCACCACGAAGCTGGCGTTGCTGATCAGGCTCCACATGGACATATGGTCGACGTTGGCTTCCACGCTCACTCTCCTGCAGGGGATAGACCCGAACCGCCAAAGGCGCCACGCAGTGCCTCGGGGATGGCTCGGGGTTTCAGATTCTCGGCTCGCACGCATGCGACCCAAACGTGGCCTTCGCACAGCAGCGCATCGTCGCTTGCGCGCCTGACCTGCTGGCGAAAGCGCAGGCTGGCTCGCTTGAGCTCTACCACCTCGGCACTGACCTGCAGCTCGTCGTCGAGCCGAGCCGGCGACAGGTAACGCGCCTCGACCGAATGCACGACGAATAACAGGTCATCGTCGACGAGCTGCGACTGGGCGAAACCCAGCTCACGCAGTCGCTCGGTACGAGCCCGTTCCATGAACTTGAGGTAATTGACGTAGTAGACGATACCGCCAGCATCGGTGTCTTCGTAATAGACACGGCAGCGATGCGTAAAAGGCTTTGCTTCGGATTGCGCGCGCATACTAGAGCTCAGTTGATCGGTTGCCAATCGGGTGGAAGAACAATTTTTTCAACCATCCGTTTCAGGACCGAAAAGGTCCGGCGTAGGCGACTCCGACAGGCGCCTGGGCAGGTTCAGGCCGAAGTGAAGGTAGGCATGGCGGGTCACCACACGCCCGCGCGGCGTGCGCATGATGTAGCCCTGCTGGATGAGATAGGGCTCCAGCACGTCCTCGATGGTATGACGCTCCTCACTGATCGCCGCTGCGAGACTGTCGATCCCCACCGGCCCGCCGTCGAACTTCTCGATCAGGGTCAACAGCAGGCGCCGATCCTGATGGTCGAATCCATGCTCATCCACGTCGAGCATATTCAGCGCGAGGTCGGCGATTTCCCGGGTGATCTCGCCCTTGCCCCGCACCTCGGCGAAATCTCGCACCCGCCTCAGCAGGCGGTTGGCGATACGCGGCGTGCCGCGTGCGCGCCGCGCAATCTCGAAAGCCCCCTGCGGCTCGATCGGCAATCCCAGAATACCGGCGGAACGGCCGACGATCGTCGACAGATCTTCGGTGGAATAGAACTCCAGGCGCTGCACGATCCCGAAGCGGTCACGCAAGGGATTGGTCAGCATACCGGCGCGAGTGGTCGCGCCGACCAGAGTGAACGGAGGCAGGTCGAGCTTGATCGAGCGCGCCGCAGGCCCCTCGCCAATCATGATGTCGAGCTGGAAATCTTCCATCGCCGGGTAGAGCACCTCTTCGACGATGGGGGAAAGGCGATGGATCTCGTCAACGAACAGCACGTCGCCCGCCTCGAGATTGGTGAGCAGCGCCGCCAGGTCGCCGGGACGCTCGAGCACGGGGCCTGAAGTACTTTTGATCGAGACGCCCATTTCCTGGGCGACGATGTTCGCCAGCGTCGTCTTGCCCAGACCTGGCGGCCCAAAGATCAGGGTGTGATCGAGCGCTTCGCCACGCATCTTGGCCGCACGAATGAACAAGTCCATCTGCTCGCGAACCGTTGGCTGCCCGATGTAGTCGGCCAGGCGCAGCGGGCGAATGGCGCGATCGAGCTGCTCATCTCGGTCACGACTGCTCGCGGTGATCAGGCGGTCGGCTTCTATCATGCGCTTACACCATTCCCTTGAGCGCGCGGCGGATCATCTCTTCACTGCTCAAACCGTCTTCCCGTATCGCGGATACCGCACGGCTGGCCTCCTGCGGCTTGAAGCCAAGGGAGATCAGCGCGCTGACCGCATCATTCTCGGCGCTTGAGACTGCCGCAGCGGCGCGAGGTTCAACCACCAGCGTGGCAATCGATGGCATCGTCTCCCAGGCCTTGAAACGGTCTTTCAGCTCGACCAGCAGGCGCTCGGCGGTCTTCTTGCCGACGCCCGGGATCTTCACCAGCACCGAGGTATCCTGCGCCTGGACACAGCGCACCAGCTCGTCGACTTCAAGGCCGGACATCAGCGCCAGCGCCAGTTTCGGCCCTACCCCGTTGAGCCGGATGAGCTCGCGAAACAGCTCACGCTCGCGCTTTTCGTGGAAGCCATAGAGCAGATGGGCGTCTTCACGCACCACCAGATGGGTATGCAGCGTCAGCATTTCCCCTACCGCCGGCAGCCGGTAGAGCGTGGTCATCGGCACTTCGACTTCATAACCGACGCCGTTGACATCCACCACCAGATGCGGCGGCTGTTTTTCCGCCAGTTGACCCCGCAAACGACCTATCACGCTTGGGCACTCCTGTTCTCGGCCGATAGCCGGCCGACGTTCTACAACCGCAGACGGCCACCGCGGCGCTTGGCGCTGGCGAGGCCGTGGGGAATGAGGCTCTGTCGATGGTGTGCATGGCACAGCGCGATCGCCAGGGCATCCGACGCGTCGATCTGCGGCTTCTGAATCAGCTTGAGCAGGTGCATCACCATCATCTGCACCTGCTGTTTGTCTGCGCCGCCGGTGCCGGCAATTGCCTGCTTGACCTGCGTCGCGGTGTATTCAGCGACTTCGAGACCACATTCGGCGGCGGCGACGATCGCGGCGCCCCGCGCCTGCCCGAGCTTGAGCGCCGAATCGGCATTGCGCGCCATGAACACCTGTTCGATGCCCATGGTAACCGGCCCATAGAGGCGGATGACTTCACTGATGCCCCGATACACAGCCTGCAAGCGCGCATGAAGCTCACCCCCTCCGGTCCGAATGCAGCCGGAAGCGACGTACTCGCAGCCTTTGCCCGTGTCGCGCACCACACCGTAGCCGGTGATACGCGAACCGGGGTCGATACCAAGGATCAAGGTCATCTCAGCAACACTGTCTATCCATCCAGGCGGCGAGTATAAGCGGCTATGCGCTCCCGAACCATCGGCCCCGTAAATGATCGGCCGGCGCCGTACAAACAAAGAAGCCGGAAGCCCCAGGGGGTGCCTCCGGCTTCCGGCAGCGCGACCACTCAGTCCAACTGTTCCATGATCTCGTTGGAGATTTCAGCGTTGTGGTAGACGTTCTGCACGTCGTCCAGGTCTTCCAGGGCATCGATCAGGCGCAGCACCTTCTGCGCCGTCTCCAGGTCGGCCACAGGCGCCGAGATCGACGGAATCATCGCGATCTCCGCCTCATCGGACTTGAAGCCCGCTGCGGCAAGCGCCTCGTTGACGGCATGGAATTCGGTGAAGCTGGTGTAGACCTGAGCGGAGCCATCATCCTCGACCACCACGTCATCGGCGCCGGCTTCCAGCGCAGCCTCCATCAGACTGTCCTCGTCGACACCGGGCGCGTAGCTGATCACGCCCTTGCGATCGAACATATAGGCCACCGAACCGTCGGTGCCCAGGTTGCCACCCTGCTTGCTGAATGCGTGGCGCACTTCGGCGGCCGTGCGATTGCGGTTATCGGTCATCGCCTCGACGATGATCGCCACACCGCTGGGCGCATAACCTTCATAGGTCAATTCGACGACGTTGTCCGCGTCGTTGTTGCCAGCGCCACGGGCGATGGCGCGATCGATCACGTCACGCGACATGTTGGCGGTCAGCGCCTTGTCCACCGCGAGGCGCAACCGCGGATTGTCCGCCGGAATCGCACCGCTCTTGGCCGCCACGGTCAGCTCACGAATGAGCTTGGTGAAAATCTTGCCGCGCTTGGCGTCCTGGCGCCCCTTGCGGTGCTTGATGTTGGCCCATTTGGAATGACCCGCCATGAATCTCTCCCTCTCTAGAACGCTGTTGGCGCCGGAGCCAGGGCCCCGGCGCGACCATCACTCTGCTTTCGGCTGCTCGCGCAGGCGAATGTGCAGCTCGCGCAGCGCCTTGCTGTCGACGGCGCCGGGCGCCTGGGTCATCACGTCCGCCGCACTCTGCGTCTTCGGGAACGCGATGACTTCGCGGATCGATTGCGCACCGGTCATCAGCATGACCAGGCGATCCAGACCGAATGCCAGACCACCGTGCGGCGGCGCTCCGAACTTCAGGGCATCGAGCAGGAAGCCGAACTTCTCTTCCTGTTCGGCCTCGTCGATGCCGAGGATGCGGAACACTGCCTGCTGCATTTCCTTGCGATGGATACGAATCGAGCCGCCGCCAAGCTCGGTGCCATTGAGCACCATGTCATAGGCACGCGACAGGGCCGCTGCCGGGTTGGCCTCCAGCTCTTCGGGCGTGCATTTGGGCGATGTGAACGGATGGTGCAACGCCGACAGCGAGCCGTCGTCGTTCTCCTCGAACATCGGGAAGTCGACCACCCACAGCGGCGCCCAGTCGCAGGTCAGCAGCTTGAGGTCATGGCCGAGCTTGATGCGCAGCGCGCCCAAGGCCTCGGAGACGATCTTCGCCTTGTCAGCACCAAAGAAGACGATATCGCCATCGACCGCACCGACGCGATCGAGGATCACGTTGAGGTTGTCTTCCGGGATGAACTTGACGATCGGCGACTGCAGGCCCTCGACGCCCTTGGCGCGCTCGTTGACCTTGATGTAGGCCAGGCCCTTGGCGCCGTAGATGCCGACGAACTTGGTGTAGTCGTCGATCTGGCTGCGCGGCATGCTGGCAGCGCCCGGCACACGAAGCGCGGCCACGCGGCCTTTCGGATCGTTGGCCGGACCGGAGAACACCTTGAACTCGACCGCATTGAGCTGATCGGCCACGTCCACCAGCTCCAGCGGGATGCGCAGGTCCGGCTTGTCCGAACCATAGCGGCGCATGGCTTCTTCGAAGGGCATGTGCGGGAACTCACCGAACTCGACATCCAGCACTTCCTTGAACAGCTTGCGGATCATGCCTTCGGTGATGCCGATGATGTCCGCTTCCTCGAGGAAGCTGGTCTCGATGTCGATCTGGGTGAACTCGGGCTGGCGATCGGCGCGCAGGTCTTCGTCACGGAAACACTTGGCGATCTGGTAGTAGCGGTCGAAACCCGCCACCATCAACAGCTGCTTGAACAGCTGAGGCGACTGCGGCAGGGCGAAGAAATTACCGGCGTGGGTACGGCTGGGCACCAGGTAGTCACGCGCACCTTCGGGTGTCGGGCGCCCGAGGATCGGCGTCTCGACATCGAGGAAGCCATTCTCGTCCAGGTAGCGACGGATGCTGGCGGTGATACGCGAGCGCAATTTCAGTTTCTCGGCCATCTCAGGACGGCGCAGATCGACGAAGCGGTAGCGCAGGCGGGTTTCCTCGCCGACGTCACTGTACTCGTTGAGCGGGAACGGTGGCGTTTCGGCTTCGTTGAGCACTTCCAGCTCGTAGCCCAGCACCTCGATGGCACCCGAGGCCATGTTGGGGTTCACCGCACCGGCCGGGCGCAGGCGAACCTTGCCGGTGATCTTCACCACGAACTCGCTGCGAACACGATCAGCCTTGGCGAAGGTCTCGGCACGGTCGGGATCGAATACCACCTGCGCCAGCCCTTCACGATCGCGAATGTCGAGAAAGATCACCCCGCCATGATCGCGACGGCGATGTACCCAACCGCAAAGGGTGATTTCCTGACCATCCAGGCTTTCGTTCAACTGGCCGCAATAGTGGCTGCGCATCATGGTGGCTTCGCTTCTCGTATCGGTGAATTCGTTGATCGCGGCACGACTTCGCTGAGCACTTCGAGCCGCCGGGCACAAGCGCGGGATTCTATCAACTTAATCAGAATGACGCAGCCGTCGACCAGCCGACGCAGGGAACCGCCGCGGCGCCCCTCGCTCAAACAGCCGTGATGCCACCGCACTTGCCTGCCATCAGGATGGCCTTTGTGGCTTACTATCCAGGCTTTGCTCAACCAAACAGGAGAACGACACATGGATATCAACATCGGCATCGCCGAACAGGACCGCGCCGCCATTGCCGAGGGGTTGTCCCGCCTGCTGGCCGACACCTACACCCTCTACCTGAAGACCCACAACTTCCATTGGAACGTCACCGGGCCCATGTTCAACACGCTGCACCTGATGTTCGAAACGCAGTACACCGAGCTGGCCGTCGCGGTTGACGACATCGCCGAGCGTATCCGCGCACTTGGTTTCCCTGCGCCCGGCACCTACGCCGCGTACGCTCGCCTGTCTTCGATCAAGGAAGAAGAAGGCGTGCCAAGCGCCGAGGAAATGATCAAGTTGCTCGTCGAAGGCCAGGAAGCGGTCGTACGCACGGCACGTGGCATCTTCCCGCTGCTGGACAAGGTCAGTGACGAACCCACTGCCGATCTGCTGACCCAGCGCATGCAGGTCCACGAAAAGACCGCCTGGATGCTGCGCAGCCTGCTAGCAGCCTGAGCCGCCGCGCGTGGGCAGCTGCTGCCCGCGCGCCCCTTCCCTGACGCCCTTCACGACCACCGATTTGATGCCGCCCGCCGGCTCCTGTTAAATACCGCCGCGCCTCGGCGGCCCTTCCTTCTATATCAACGTCATCCTGACCGTTACGCTTCGGGACAGCGCCGCTCGAGCCTTTCCATTTTTGTAGTTGTGAGCTCAGACATGTTGAAGATCGTCCACCTGTTGACGGGCGTCGCTGCCCTGCTGCTGTCCTTTGCACCAAGCCTGCGCGGCCAGGCTCCGTTTCTCGAACACAACGCCGCTCTCGGCCTGTTCATGATCGGCCTGCTCAATATTCAGTTCATTCCGTTCTATCGGTTGCAGGTTCAGGGCGTACGCCCGGTACTCGCCGCCGCATCGGCACTGATGATCATCGCGGCAATCGTTCAGGCGATCGTCGTCCTCGCCCCGATCGGCCAGATCGCCGGCCAACCGGCAACACTGGCCACGCTGCTGCTTGCGGTGGTCGCCGTACTGCTCCACCTCGCATCCCTGCAGACCCAGGCCGGCAGCCGACCGCAAGCCACCTCACATCGCCGCAGCGGCGCACCGAGCGCCGGCGAAACGGCCGGCACCGAAGGCCCTCGGGAAACCGGTACGGTCAAGTGGTTCAACACCTCGAAGGGTTTCGGCTTCATCTCGCGCGAGTCAGGCGAAGACGTGTTCGTGCACTTTCGCGCCATCCGCGGCGAAGGCCACCGCATACTGATCGAAGGCCAGCGCGTCGATTTCACCATTGTCCTGCGTGACAAGGGCCCGCAAGCCGAAGACGTGGTGATTCTGCACAGCCGATAGGCTCGCCGCTCCGCCGCCCTCAATCAATAATGTGGCGGCGGAGCTTCTTCCCCCTCATCACCCAAGCGACTCTGCATCTCTTCCTGCCGACGCGAGAGCACTTCGAGCTGCAGCTGCAAGCGATCGATGATTCTCTGCTGCTCGACCAGCACATCGCTCAAGGTCTGCAAGGTATCGTCCTGGAACGCCAGACGGGTTTCCAGATCTGCAATACGGGACTCTGCATCCATCATCATTCTCCAGATCTAAGCTGATCGGCCAGCACCAGCTTGAGCTTATGCCTGATCTCGGCGACCTGCTCGTCACTGTAGGGCTTTGCCGGTAACCGGCCCCAGACCGGAGAGGGCCAGCTGGCGTCGCCTTTGCGTCGGGCGATGACATGCACATGCAACTGACTCACGACGTTGCCAAGCGTAGCCACGTTCATCTTGTCCGCGCCAAAGGTGTCCTTGACGATTTCCGCCAGCGCCGTCGCCTCCCTCCAGAGCAGCTGCTGATCGCCGACATCGAGCTGAAACAACTCACTGACCTCTTCTCGCCTGGGCACCAGGATGAACCAGGGATAGTTCGCATCGTTCATGAGCAACAACCGACAGAGCGGAAAGTCGCCAATGGTCAGGGTGTCCTGCGCTAAGCGCGCGTCGAGAACAAACATAGCTCACTCCTCAGTTCGAACGGGCAGCGCCGCAACAAGCCCAAAGGATACGCCAGCCGCGAGCGCACGGCAGCGTCTGCGCCCAGCACAGGCGCATTCGCCACCGGCAAGCGCACCAAATCGGTGCCTCCGCCTCCATGATTAATCCGCAACCTGCCCGCAGACCAAGCAAAGCCGTAGTAGGCACAGGACTTGCTAAGCTCACCACAATGGCGCGAATGGCCTTTTCGGTCGGGCAACCTTGCCCTAGCGCAAGACCCCGACTAGACAGTACAGTCAGCAGATAGCGCGGCGCCGGAGGCCGAGTTGCCCGCTAAAAATAAGAAATGCCCGCTTTAGTTCGCGGGTAGGCATCGTTTTAATCCAAAGGAGCAAATCACGATGAAAGTGATGAAGTGGAGCGTAATGGCCCTGGCCGTAGCGGCAGGCACGTCGCAGATGGCCGTTGCCAGCCAGCAGTCCGAATCCAAGGGCTTCGTCGAAGACGCAAGCCTGGACCTTTTGCTGCGTACTACCTATTTCAACCGCGACTACAAGGACGGCGCAGGCGACGTGCGCAGCCTGGGGCAAGGTTTCATCACCACCTTCGAGTCGGGCTTCACCCAAGGCACCATCGGTGTTGGCGTAGACGCATTTGGTCTGCTGGGCGTTCGTCTGGATGGCGGTAGTGGTTACAACTATGACGCCATGTTCGAGCTCGATTCGGACGGAGATCCGGTACGTGACGTAGGCCAGGCCGGCGCGGCCGTGAAGTTTCAGCTTTCCAATACCATCGTGAAATATGGCAACCAGATGCCGTTTATGCCGGTACTGGCATATGACGATTCGCGACTGCTGCCGCAAACTTTCACCGGCACTCTGGTGACCAGCAATGAAATCGAAGGACTGGAGCTGAACGCTGGACGATTCACGGCTGACAGCTCGATGCAATCTTCGAGCGCTGACGACAACCGCCTGAAAAGCATTGACGTACTAGGCGGTACTTATCAGTTCACGGAAAATTTGAGTGCATCGCTCTACTTCTCTGACGTCGAAGACGTTTATGAGAAGAAATATGCAAACGTTAATTACGTTATGCCTCTGGCTGACAGCCAGTCCTTGGCGTTCGATTTCAATATCTACAAGAGCGATCTCGATAGCCAAACATTTGGCGACGAAGATAACAACACCATCTGGAGCCTATCGGCTAAATACAGCGTTGGCGCGCACGCCTTCATCCTGGCCCACCAACGCGTTTCCGGTGATAGCGGCTATTACTACGATCTGGGCGATGGTGGCAGTGCTATCTGGGTAGCCAACTCGTACTACTCCGACTTCAACTCCAAGGACGAGCGCTCCTGGCAAGCTAGCTATGAGCTTGACTTCTCCGGCTACGGCGTACCAGGCCTGTTCTGGAAAACCGCCTATGTCTATGGCGACAATGTCGACACCGGCACTGGCGAGGGCAAGGAGCGCGAGTTCTTCAACCAGGTCCAGTACGTAGTCCAGAGCGGTCCGGCCAAGGACCTGTCGCTGAAGCTGCGCAATTCGATCTATCGTTCCAACGACAACATGCGTGACTACTACAGCCCGGACCTCAACGAGATCCGCGCCTTTATCGAATACCCGTTGAGCATCCTGTAACACCGTTCGGCAGTACTCGATCCTCTAGAGCCCGGCGAAAGCCGGGCTCTTTCGTTTACGAGAGCCAGCCGGCCAGCGCTGCATTCTGTACGCGCATCACCACCGGCCGTACAATGCCGAGCCACCTTTACCGCTTCCCTGCAAGGACACAACGGCCACATGCGCACCAGTCAGTTCCTGCTCTCGACTCTCAAAGAAACCCCTTCCGACGCAGTGGTCATCAGCCACCAGCTGATGCTACGCGCCGGCATGATCCGCAAGCTGGCTTCGGGCCTCTATACCTGGCTGCCAATGGGGCTGCGAGCGCTGCGCAAGGCCGAGGCAATCGTCCGCGACGAGATGAACAAGGCCGGAGCCCTGGAAGTCTTGATGCCAGCCATCCAGCCGGCCGAGCTGTGGCAGGAATCGGGGCGCTGGGAACAGTACGGCCCCGAACTGCTGCGTGTGAAGGATCGCCACGAACGCGATTTCTGCGTCGGCCCGACGCACGAAGAGGTCATCACCGACCTCGCGCGCAACGAGCTGAACAGCTACAAGCAACTGCCGATCAACTTCTATCAGATCCAGACCAAATTCCGCGACGAGATCCGTCCGCGTTTCGGGCTGATGCGCGGACGCGAATTCCTGATGAAGGATGCCTATTCATTCCACCTGTCGCAGGAGTCACTGCAGGAAACCTACGACCGTATGCACCAGGCGTACTGCAACGTCTTCACCCGGCTGGGCCTGGATTTCCGCCCGGTGCAGGCCGATACCGGATCGATCGGCGGCACCGGCTCGCATGAGTTCCACGTCCTGGCCGAGTCCGGCGAGGATGCGATCGCCTTCAGCAACGGCTCCGACTACGCGGCAAACATCGAAAAGGCCGAAGCGGTCCCGCGGGAGGTCGAGCGTGGCGCCGCCAGCCAGGAGCTGCGCCTGGTCGATACGCCTGATGCGAAGACCATCGCTGCCCTGGTGGAGCAGTACGACCTGGCGATCGAAAAGACGATCAAGACACTCGTCGTGCATGCTGCCGAAGAGGGCAAGCTCGTTGCCCTGATCGTGCGCGGCGATCACGAACTGAACGAAATCAAGGCAGCCAACCTCGAGCAGGTCGCCAGCCCGCTGGTTTTTGCGTCCGAAGCCGAGATTCGCGGCGCGATCGGTGCCGGTCCGGGCTCGCTGGGTCCGCTGAACCTGCCGATCCCTTGCGTCATCGACCGTTCGGTGGCACTGATGAGTGACTTCGCAGCCGGTGCGAATCAGGATGGCAAGCATTATTTCGGGCTGAACTGGGAGCGTGACCTGCCGCTGCCGGCGATCGCGGATCTGCGCAATGTCGTCGAAGGCGACCCGAGCCCGGATGGCAAGGGCACGCTAGTGATCAAGCGCGGCATCGAGGTCGGCCACATCTTCCAGCTCGGCACCAAGTACAGCCAGGCGATGAACTGCCAGGTCATGGGCGAGAACGGCAAGCCCGTAACGCTCATTATGGGCTGCTATGGCATTGGCGTTTCCCGTGTCGTAGCGGCTGCGATCGAGCAGAACTACGACGAGCGCGGGATTCTCTGGCCGGATGCGCTGGCGCCTTTCCAGATCGCACTCGTGCCGATGAAGTACGACAACGAGGTCGTCCGCGAGGCGACCGACAAGCTTTACGCCGACCTGACCGCCGCCGGCTACGAAGTGCTGCTGGACGACCGTGACAAAAAGACCAGCCCCGGCGTCAAATTCGCCGACATGGAGCTGATCGGCATTCCGCATCGCGTGGTAATCAGCGATCGCGGCCTGGCCGACGGCACCCTGGAATACAAACATCGTCGCGATAGCGAAGCCCAGGCCGTCGCCATCGCCGACATTCTGCCCTTCATCAACGCTCGGGCACCCCGCTGACCGCCAAACCATGCTCAACCAACGAGTTGTCATCCAAACCGGCGCCGTGCTCTGCGCGGCGCTGCTGCTAGCAGGCTGCGCCAATCACCTACCGCAGCGCAGCGAACACGAAGCCCGCACCGAACGCAAGCTGCTCGACCATAGCCTGCGCATCGAGGTCGGCGCCCCCCTGGTCCTGGAACTGCCGCAGCGACGCATCCGCGTGCAGGAACAGAAGACCTTCGAGGTCACCGACTTCGAGGTCACCCGTCGCTATGATCGCTACACGCCGTATCAGCCCTGGCGCGAACTCTACGAGATACCGCTCGGCGCGGTCGCCGTGGTTGCTGGTATCGGCGCGAACGTGGTGAATGTCGTGGCGCTAGGCAACGTGCCGACCACCGCGACCCGGGATTGGATCAGCTATGGTTTCGCCGGGCTCAACCCGTTCATGAACGTCGAAACCAATGGCCGCTCGCAACAGAACCTGGCGAGCGTTCAGGAGCAACGGCGCGATGCGCGGCTGGAGTATTCCAGCCTGCCCTGGGCCGAGCGTCCGGTCACCGTGCAGGCCGGCGAGCAAAGCCACCAACTCAATACCGATCGCAACGGCATCCTGCGCCTCAACCTGCTCGACGGGCCGTTTGCCGATCAGGACATCGCCCAGATCGGCAAGCTGCAACTGAGCGTGGAGGACGACGCGGACAACACACGTGCCGACGCCGTGCTGCTGGTCAGCCACAACCTGCGCAGCAAGCTTCAGGAAGCACACGCCCTGATTTTCGACGACCTCGAAGGAGACGATGTCTCGCGCTGGGTCTACCGGGTCAAGCGGCTGTCGGAACTGGGCCTTGAGGAA is part of the Stutzerimonas balearica DSM 6083 genome and harbors:
- the ruvC gene encoding crossover junction endodeoxyribonuclease RuvC, producing MTLILGIDPGSRITGYGVVRDTGKGCEYVASGCIRTGGGELHARLQAVYRGISEVIRLYGPVTMGIEQVFMARNADSALKLGQARGAAIVAAAECGLEVAEYTATQVKQAIAGTGGADKQQVQMMVMHLLKLIQKPQIDASDALAIALCHAHHRQSLIPHGLASAKRRGGRLRL
- the ruvA gene encoding Holliday junction branch migration protein RuvA; translation: MIGRLRGQLAEKQPPHLVVDVNGVGYEVEVPMTTLYRLPAVGEMLTLHTHLVVREDAHLLYGFHEKRERELFRELIRLNGVGPKLALALMSGLEVDELVRCVQAQDTSVLVKIPGVGKKTAERLLVELKDRFKAWETMPSIATLVVEPRAAAAVSSAENDAVSALISLGFKPQEASRAVSAIREDGLSSEEMIRRALKGMV
- the tolQ gene encoding protein TolQ, with the translated sequence MEANVDHMSMWSLISNASFVVQLVMLILVAASVTSWILIFQRGNLLRAAKRSLEAFEERFWSGIDLSKLYRQAGSNPDPDCGVEQIFRAGFKEFSRLRQQPGVDPDAVMDGVNRAMRVAISREEEKLEQSLPFLATVGSTSPYIGLFGTVWGIMNSFRGLAQVQQATLATVAPGIAEALIATAIGLFAAIPAVIAYNRFSARGEMLIARYYTFADEFQAILHRKVHTSED
- the ybgC gene encoding tol-pal system-associated acyl-CoA thioesterase, encoding MRAQSEAKPFTHRCRVYYEDTDAGGIVYYVNYLKFMERARTERLRELGFAQSQLVDDDLLFVVHSVEARYLSPARLDDELQVSAEVVELKRASLRFRQQVRRASDDALLCEGHVWVACVRAENLKPRAIPEALRGAFGGSGLSPAGE
- the tolR gene encoding protein TolR, encoding MARIRNRRKPVAEMNVVPYIDVMLVLLVIFMVTAPMLNQGVKVDLPKVSSEALPQDNNAQVLTISIKADKTYYWNMGSEVDTDTVQDKALTLDEMTRAVTAIMNQSRSQGKQVQVFVRGDKAVDYGAVMAAMGGLQEAGVGNVGLITEAP
- a CDS encoding YebC/PmpR family DNA-binding transcriptional regulator: MAGHSKWANIKHRKGRQDAKRGKIFTKLIRELTVAAKSGAIPADNPRLRLAVDKALTANMSRDVIDRAIARGAGNNDADNVVELTYEGYAPSGVAIIVEAMTDNRNRTAAEVRHAFSKQGGNLGTDGSVAYMFDRKGVISYAPGVDEDSLMEAALEAGADDVVVEDDGSAQVYTSFTEFHAVNEALAAAGFKSDEAEIAMIPSISAPVADLETAQKVLRLIDALEDLDDVQNVYHNAEISNEIMEQLD
- the ruvB gene encoding Holliday junction branch migration DNA helicase RuvB encodes the protein MIEADRLITASSRDRDEQLDRAIRPLRLADYIGQPTVREQMDLFIRAAKMRGEALDHTLIFGPPGLGKTTLANIVAQEMGVSIKSTSGPVLERPGDLAALLTNLEAGDVLFVDEIHRLSPIVEEVLYPAMEDFQLDIMIGEGPAARSIKLDLPPFTLVGATTRAGMLTNPLRDRFGIVQRLEFYSTEDLSTIVGRSAGILGLPIEPQGAFEIARRARGTPRIANRLLRRVRDFAEVRGKGEITREIADLALNMLDVDEHGFDHQDRRLLLTLIEKFDGGPVGIDSLAAAISEERHTIEDVLEPYLIQQGYIMRTPRGRVVTRHAYLHFGLNLPRRLSESPTPDLFGPETDG